Proteins co-encoded in one uncultured Bacteroides sp. genomic window:
- a CDS encoding type IV toxin-antitoxin system AbiEi family antitoxin domain-containing protein: MGVELKNKLNQLLLKKNPGGLYFSVWLKKNGYSDQLLKKYRESAWFSALSGGVMYRTGDKLQSFAVLNSYNEQINKNFYIAAHSALELSGFNHYVPMGKPLLVIGHPKKQFVPSWMKKVDLDRTLKFFSTETFSKPQLSTFSNEYPQLMASIPEQAFLECLLLAPKQYSFMDLFYIMEQLTTLRPEILQLLLENADNIKVKRIFLYMAEKAGHYWFDSLDINKMNLGSGKHKLTEKGVYVSKYKITIPKDLYEYE; this comes from the coding sequence ATGGGTGTAGAATTGAAAAACAAACTCAACCAGTTGTTGCTGAAAAAGAATCCTGGAGGTTTATATTTTTCGGTCTGGTTAAAGAAAAATGGCTATTCAGATCAGCTATTAAAGAAATATAGAGAATCGGCATGGTTTTCAGCTTTATCGGGTGGAGTTATGTACCGTACCGGTGATAAACTACAGTCTTTTGCTGTTCTGAATAGTTATAATGAACAGATAAATAAAAATTTCTATATAGCAGCACATTCAGCATTAGAACTTTCTGGTTTTAATCATTATGTGCCTATGGGGAAACCGTTATTAGTTATAGGACATCCTAAGAAGCAATTTGTTCCCTCTTGGATGAAGAAGGTTGATCTTGATCGTACATTAAAGTTTTTTTCAACAGAAACTTTTTCCAAGCCACAATTAAGTACATTTAGTAATGAATATCCTCAATTAATGGCTTCTATTCCAGAACAGGCTTTTCTGGAATGTTTGCTATTGGCCCCTAAACAATATTCCTTTATGGATCTTTTTTATATAATGGAACAATTGACAACACTTCGACCAGAAATATTGCAATTATTATTAGAAAACGCAGATAACATAAAGGTTAAAAGAATATTCCTTTATATGGCTGAAAAAGCAGGACATTATTGGTTTGACTCGCTTGACATTAATAAAATGAATTTAGGTTCAGGAAAACATAAGTTAACTGAGAAGGGAGTTTATGTCTCCAAATATAAAATAACAATCCCCAAAGATTTGTACGAATATGAATGA
- a CDS encoding DEAD/DEAH box helicase, with translation MVTLRPYQTEGIRDIFDAWNPQTQNLMNVLFQMPTGTGKTTVFSEIVRRARLKQKQVLIVVHRKELVEQIAERLAHFQVDAGIISGSIKPDKDKAVQVATIQTLSKRDYPDADIVIIDECHHAKAETYKKLWNIYPDARFLGVTATPIRMNGEGFSDLFDILINSGKLSDFIKKNYLVKVRHIVGISPDLSEVKVKMNDYVQNELGEIMQNEQLMADLVDSYQREAAGKKMIVFAVNIEHSKLVAKQYNEAGICAEHIDANTPKQDRERILQLFKDGEISVLSNVDIVSEGFDVPDCEAVQLARPTKSLALYLQQIGRCMRPARGKQYGIVLDNAGLWLEHGFCQQDRQWTLEGNKRRKYQCFSPKVAAFNAEGIVRRANIPQQIEGMELVQLTSEIADLIIFEDYLKQALNIGHKSLHAYYRFREYLEEQDKTPNLIHLAYIEKRISKLPEAPAKGFWYHQRKELELV, from the coding sequence TTGGTTACACTCCGCCCATATCAGACAGAAGGTATACGGGATATTTTTGATGCGTGGAATCCACAAACTCAGAATCTCATGAATGTCCTATTTCAGATGCCTACAGGAACTGGTAAAACTACTGTTTTTTCAGAAATAGTCAGAAGAGCCCGATTAAAACAGAAACAGGTTTTGATCGTAGTTCACCGTAAAGAACTTGTAGAGCAAATAGCTGAGCGATTAGCTCACTTTCAAGTGGATGCAGGCATTATTTCTGGCAGTATCAAGCCAGATAAAGATAAAGCAGTGCAGGTCGCCACTATACAAACCCTATCTAAAAGAGATTATCCGGATGCTGATATTGTAATTATTGACGAATGCCATCATGCCAAGGCTGAGACTTATAAAAAGCTATGGAATATTTACCCGGACGCCCGGTTTCTAGGTGTTACGGCCACCCCTATCCGAATGAATGGCGAAGGATTTTCCGATTTGTTTGATATCCTTATTAATTCAGGAAAATTGAGTGATTTCATTAAAAAGAACTACTTAGTTAAAGTTCGCCACATTGTTGGTATCTCGCCAGATCTCTCTGAGGTTAAAGTGAAAATGAATGACTATGTGCAAAATGAACTTGGAGAAATAATGCAAAATGAGCAACTGATGGCTGATCTTGTTGATAGCTACCAAAGAGAAGCTGCTGGAAAAAAAATGATTGTTTTTGCTGTCAATATTGAACATAGCAAACTAGTCGCTAAACAATATAACGAAGCAGGAATCTGCGCAGAACATATTGATGCAAACACCCCCAAACAAGATAGAGAACGCATTTTGCAATTATTTAAAGACGGAGAAATTTCAGTCTTATCAAATGTAGATATTGTATCCGAAGGCTTTGATGTTCCGGATTGCGAAGCGGTACAACTCGCTCGACCAACAAAATCACTAGCACTATATCTACAACAGATAGGGCGTTGTATGCGTCCGGCTAGAGGAAAACAATACGGTATTGTTTTGGATAATGCTGGATTATGGCTTGAGCACGGTTTTTGTCAGCAAGACAGACAGTGGACATTAGAGGGAAATAAAAGACGGAAATATCAATGTTTCAGTCCTAAAGTCGCAGCTTTCAATGCCGAAGGAATTGTAAGGAGAGCAAATATTCCTCAGCAAATTGAGGGTATGGAATTGGTACAGTTGACTTCAGAAATTGCAGATCTTATCATTTTTGAAGATTATCTAAAACAGGCCTTAAATATTGGACATAAATCTTTGCACGCATATTATCGTTTCAGAGAATATCTGGAAGAACAGGATAAAACACCGAATCTCATACATCTGGCCTATATTGAAAAACGAATTAGCAAATTGCCGGAAGCTCCGGCTAAAGGTTTTTGGTATCATCAAAGAAAAGAACTTGAGCTTGTTTAA
- a CDS encoding ribonucleotide-diphosphate reductase subunit beta, with protein sequence MIEDLHISIPVDEVENSSVGSYFHLSKMPGEFLIIQKENSNFYFLCSDECNIENICRIFDWYIVSKDKFNDQLIIGIGLAEKEHIDGELYRVTDKNTLKLWRDILYFTFDSDFVNQFFSFDNHFTGKCRLDGDLCFYIHDYYPVSHYKNITSHQKKVSNLIFRFKDGKSTSLAAKIFSLAISRMPFFKEVKKPILIPIPASTRERNQLRFASFCFQLTKRLKIEDGYRAVWIKKDREQLKGKLCQDKLSNLVFFPEYFIGKDVFLVDDILTTGQSFIQMKHQLIKLGANSVTG encoded by the coding sequence ATGATAGAAGATTTACATATATCAATACCCGTTGATGAAGTTGAAAATTCCTCTGTTGGTAGCTATTTCCATCTTTCAAAAATGCCGGGGGAATTTCTTATCATTCAGAAAGAAAATAGTAATTTCTATTTTCTCTGTTCTGATGAATGTAATATAGAAAATATTTGCCGCATTTTTGACTGGTATATTGTTTCAAAAGATAAATTCAATGATCAACTTATAATCGGAATAGGATTAGCTGAAAAAGAGCATATCGACGGAGAATTATATCGTGTTACAGATAAAAATACTCTGAAGCTTTGGCGAGATATCCTATACTTTACTTTTGATAGTGATTTTGTCAATCAGTTTTTCTCTTTTGATAATCATTTCACGGGTAAATGTCGTTTAGATGGAGATCTTTGCTTTTATATTCATGACTACTATCCGGTATCGCATTACAAAAATATCACCTCTCATCAAAAGAAAGTTTCAAATTTAATATTCCGTTTTAAAGATGGAAAGTCAACTTCACTTGCAGCAAAAATATTTTCTTTAGCTATAAGTCGAATGCCATTCTTTAAAGAGGTAAAAAAACCGATTCTTATTCCAATACCAGCATCAACCAGAGAGAGAAATCAGTTACGTTTTGCTAGCTTTTGCTTTCAGTTAACCAAAAGATTAAAAATAGAAGACGGTTATCGGGCTGTCTGGATAAAAAAAGATCGGGAGCAACTGAAAGGTAAACTCTGCCAGGACAAACTGTCTAACCTTGTATTCTTCCCTGAATACTTTATTGGTAAAGATGTATTTTTAGTTGATGACATTTTAACTACCGGACAAAGTTTCATCCAGATGAAACATCAGCTGATAAAACTGGGTGCAAATTCAGTCACAGGATGA
- a CDS encoding histone H1, protein MEELVNKIKAEFEAFVTDANLQVEKSNKAAGTRARKGSLELEKLLKEFRKASLEDSKK, encoded by the coding sequence ATGGAAGAATTAGTAAACAAGATCAAAGCTGAATTTGAAGCTTTTGTTACAGATGCAAACTTACAAGTTGAAAAGAGTAATAAAGCTGCCGGTACTCGTGCTCGTAAAGGTTCTTTGGAACTGGAAAAATTATTGAAAGAATTCAGAAAAGCATCTTTGGAAGATTCAAAGAAGTAA
- a CDS encoding DUF4248 domain-containing protein, with translation MEDTCSDFRIRAYGKADLALLYNPEMCTREALRTLTRWILRNEQLYTELLNLGYRKSCKILTPLEVGVITRHLGEP, from the coding sequence ATGGAAGATACTTGTTCTGATTTTCGGATACGGGCTTATGGAAAGGCAGATCTGGCCTTGCTTTATAATCCGGAAATGTGTACCCGGGAGGCTTTGCGCACGCTTACCCGGTGGATTTTGCGTAATGAGCAGCTCTACACAGAGCTTCTGAATCTTGGGTATCGAAAGTCCTGCAAAATCCTTACCCCTTTAGAGGTAGGAGTAATTACCCGGCATCTGGGAGAGCCATGA
- a CDS encoding HU family DNA-binding protein: MSVNFSVVPKKNPSKTAEPAKFYAQAQGHGEMGFDAICEDVDSRCTAAKADVTAALNGVLTTMKLFLGKGEIIRLGDFGTFQVALSSHGATTEKEFNSSMIRKARISFRPGKLLTNMLKTLEYSQVPKLSVKPPVVVKPEAGV; this comes from the coding sequence ATGTCAGTAAACTTTTCAGTAGTTCCAAAAAAGAATCCATCAAAAACGGCAGAACCAGCCAAGTTTTATGCACAGGCCCAGGGCCATGGCGAAATGGGCTTCGATGCCATTTGTGAAGACGTAGACAGTCGTTGTACCGCAGCCAAAGCCGACGTTACGGCAGCCCTTAACGGAGTTCTCACCACGATGAAGCTGTTCCTTGGCAAAGGAGAGATCATCCGTCTGGGCGACTTTGGGACCTTCCAGGTAGCATTGAGCAGCCACGGAGCCACTACCGAGAAAGAGTTCAACAGCTCCATGATCAGGAAAGCCCGCATCAGCTTCCGCCCAGGCAAGTTGTTAACCAACATGTTGAAAACCCTGGAATACTCGCAGGTGCCCAAGCTTTCAGTGAAACCACCGGTAGTTGTTAAACCCGAAGCCGGAGTATAA
- a CDS encoding TolC family protein, whose product MRTIHIFLLLMLYTTIQAQNVLTPEKAVNIALKNNFDILIARNDADIARMNNTKGNAGMLPTVNVNGSGSYSYDNVYQKLSNGTVNKYSSQSSTMVATNTELSWTLFDGGRMFVTKNKLSEIQALGGLQFQAKVLETLYNVIAAYYDIVKQKQQLNSINEAINYNKERVTIAQIGFDAGSLLKNDLLQAKIDLNVAMENAINQQYAISEAQKTLNRMLGQDPNVLFEVSDSIPLLYTPDSNELLQKLNSSNASILSFQKQIDIARLTLKENQKAYLPTLSFKGGYYLSQTANSEGSSLKNRSYGPQVGGTLSIPLYNGGETKRKISIAKKELQSAEYDLENVKLQMNTELQNTLTDFENQQHLLNIEKDNNKLAKENMEISLQRLRLGQTTSLEVHQAQESYVQSFTRLINFEYNLKIAETKLKQLIASL is encoded by the coding sequence ATGAGAACAATACATATATTCCTTTTATTAATGCTATACACAACTATTCAGGCTCAGAATGTACTGACTCCGGAAAAAGCTGTGAACATTGCACTAAAGAATAACTTCGATATATTGATTGCCCGCAACGATGCCGATATAGCCCGGATGAATAACACCAAAGGCAATGCAGGGATGTTGCCCACAGTAAATGTAAATGGTTCCGGATCCTATAGCTATGATAATGTTTATCAAAAGCTATCTAACGGAACTGTAAATAAATATTCATCTCAATCGAGTACAATGGTAGCTACAAATACAGAACTTTCCTGGACTTTGTTTGATGGAGGTAGAATGTTTGTTACGAAAAATAAGTTGAGCGAAATTCAAGCCCTTGGCGGACTTCAATTTCAGGCTAAAGTATTAGAAACCTTATACAACGTAATTGCCGCTTACTACGATATTGTGAAGCAAAAGCAACAATTGAATTCGATAAATGAAGCTATTAATTACAATAAGGAGCGTGTAACCATTGCACAAATAGGATTTGATGCCGGTTCTCTGCTAAAAAATGATTTGCTCCAGGCGAAAATAGATTTAAACGTGGCGATGGAAAATGCCATCAATCAACAGTATGCCATTAGTGAAGCACAAAAAACATTAAACCGCATGCTGGGACAAGATCCGAATGTTCTTTTTGAAGTGTCTGATTCTATTCCGCTTTTGTATACCCCGGATAGTAATGAACTCCTTCAGAAGCTAAATTCATCGAATGCCAGTATTCTGTCTTTTCAAAAACAGATTGATATTGCCCGACTAACGTTGAAAGAAAATCAGAAAGCTTATTTGCCTACCCTCAGTTTTAAAGGAGGATATTATTTATCGCAAACGGCAAACTCAGAAGGATCAAGTTTGAAGAATCGTTCTTACGGTCCTCAGGTAGGCGGAACTCTTTCCATCCCTCTTTACAATGGCGGTGAAACCAAACGAAAAATTTCAATAGCAAAAAAAGAATTGCAGTCTGCAGAATATGACCTGGAAAATGTGAAGTTACAAATGAATACAGAACTACAAAATACACTCACAGATTTTGAAAATCAGCAGCATCTGCTCAATATTGAGAAAGATAATAATAAACTGGCTAAGGAAAACATGGAGATTAGTTTGCAACGCTTACGGCTGGGGCAAACTACATCACTTGAAGTACATCAGGCTCAGGAAAGCTATGTGCAATCTTTTACCCGTCTGATAAACTTTGAATATAACCTGAAAATTGCTGAGACAAAGCTAAAACAATTAATTGCTTCTTTATAG
- a CDS encoding efflux RND transporter permease subunit produces the protein MLISDIALKRPIGSIVLSLVIILMGVVGFNFLGVRLYPAIDPPVITVQTSYTGANSEIIESQITEPLEKAINGIEGVKSISSQSAIGTSNITVEFNLGADLEKAANDVRDKVSQATRSLPQDIDSQPTVTKADANSDPIIMLTVQSTTMNAIELSDYAENVLQEKLQTIPGVSSVSIYGQQRPSMRLWLNPEKMAAYNLTASDIDAALSKENVEMPGGKIRGNATELIVKTHGRLTTEEDFNNLIVKQTDSQVVRLQDIGEAMLGPQNEESGSTVNGTTGVMLNLIPLPGANDIQIADEFYNRLKQIKQNMPKGVDLSVARDKSIFVRQSVHDVVETLAIAIFLVVFIIFLFFRNWIIALRPLLDIPVSLIGTFFIMYIFGFSINVLTLLGIVLATGLVVDDGIVVTENIFKRIEKGMDKWQAAFEGTREIFFAVISTSLTLAIVFIPVIFLEGFTGRLFREFGVVVATAVLISALVSLTLTPVLNVMLGGSTSHHSRFYVASEPFFIGMEKGYRRVLSFFLQNKWVAFSILGFCLILIFSLSRVLKSELAPLEDHSYIRTSITAPEGTEYTATQQIINKVAKISMDSVPEAKYVLARYAGGGNSSANTGAVISFLSDPSERKASQEKIYDKLSKIYATIPEAKVIPSQEPTISTSTSRGLPVQFVVQNLDFEKLHTVLPKFLDEAQNSSMFSNVDVDLKFNKPELNITVDRLKANTLGVNEKDVSNTLDLAYSGSRYGYFLQNNKQYYVIGQVAREDRNIPANIASLYVRASSGEMIQLDNLVKIEENSNPPILYHFNRYKSATVSANLAKGKTLGEGIAEMQRIADKLLDPSFTTALSGSSRDFAESSSNISFALILALLLIYLILAAQFESFRDPFIIMLTVPMAIAGAMLSLWIFGQTLNIFSEIGMLLLIGIVTKNGILIVEFANQKRKLGMTKRVAAFEAASARFRPIVMTSLATLFGALPIALALGSGAQSRVPLGIVVVGGLLFSLILTLFVIPVTYIAISSKNKNKL, from the coding sequence ATGCTTATTTCTGATATTGCTCTTAAAAGACCTATCGGTTCAATTGTGCTGAGCCTGGTTATAATACTTATGGGTGTGGTTGGCTTTAATTTTCTTGGAGTACGGCTTTACCCGGCTATTGATCCTCCTGTGATTACCGTACAAACGTCTTACACTGGCGCTAACTCTGAGATCATTGAGTCTCAGATAACAGAACCTCTGGAAAAAGCAATAAATGGTATTGAAGGAGTAAAGTCCATTTCTTCCCAGTCAGCTATAGGAACAAGTAATATAACAGTAGAGTTCAATTTGGGAGCTGATTTAGAAAAAGCAGCAAACGATGTTCGCGATAAGGTATCACAGGCCACCAGAAGTCTGCCGCAGGATATTGATTCACAGCCCACTGTAACCAAAGCGGATGCCAATAGTGATCCAATTATCATGTTAACCGTGCAAAGCACCACAATGAATGCAATAGAGTTAAGTGATTATGCTGAAAATGTGTTGCAAGAAAAACTCCAGACCATCCCCGGTGTCAGTTCGGTTTCTATCTATGGTCAGCAGAGACCATCCATGCGTTTATGGCTGAACCCAGAGAAAATGGCAGCTTATAATCTTACCGCATCGGATATTGATGCAGCTCTTAGTAAAGAGAATGTGGAAATGCCTGGAGGAAAGATACGTGGTAATGCAACCGAACTTATTGTCAAAACTCATGGACGATTAACGACTGAAGAGGATTTTAATAATCTCATTGTGAAGCAAACCGATAGTCAGGTAGTTCGTTTGCAAGATATCGGGGAGGCCATGCTGGGACCTCAAAATGAAGAATCGGGTTCTACTGTTAATGGAACCACAGGTGTGATGCTGAATTTGATTCCTCTTCCCGGAGCGAATGATATTCAGATTGCAGACGAATTCTATAATCGGTTAAAACAAATCAAACAGAATATGCCCAAAGGGGTAGACTTAAGCGTAGCTCGTGATAAGTCGATTTTTGTACGGCAATCAGTTCATGATGTGGTAGAAACTCTTGCTATTGCAATTTTCCTGGTGGTTTTTATTATCTTCCTGTTTTTTAGAAACTGGATTATAGCTTTACGCCCACTACTGGATATTCCTGTTTCTCTGATCGGGACTTTTTTTATTATGTATATTTTCGGTTTTTCCATCAATGTTCTTACACTTCTTGGAATTGTTCTGGCCACGGGGCTGGTAGTGGATGATGGTATTGTAGTTACCGAGAATATTTTCAAACGTATAGAAAAAGGAATGGATAAGTGGCAAGCAGCTTTTGAGGGAACCCGGGAAATCTTTTTTGCCGTAATCTCCACCTCGCTGACCCTTGCAATTGTTTTTATTCCTGTTATCTTTCTGGAAGGATTTACGGGGCGGTTATTCAGGGAATTTGGAGTCGTGGTAGCTACTGCTGTGTTAATTTCTGCTCTTGTTTCTCTGACATTAACTCCGGTACTGAACGTAATGTTAGGGGGATCTACTTCTCATCATTCCAGATTTTATGTAGCGAGTGAACCATTCTTTATAGGAATGGAAAAAGGATATAGACGTGTGCTTAGCTTCTTTCTCCAAAACAAATGGGTAGCCTTCTCTATTCTGGGATTTTGTTTAATACTTATTTTCTCTTTATCAAGAGTTCTAAAATCAGAACTGGCTCCATTAGAGGATCATAGTTACATCCGAACTTCTATCACAGCTCCGGAAGGGACTGAATATACTGCCACACAACAGATAATAAACAAGGTAGCAAAGATTAGCATGGATTCTGTTCCTGAAGCAAAATATGTGCTTGCCCGATATGCGGGAGGTGGCAATTCAAGTGCAAATACAGGAGCTGTTATATCTTTCCTTTCTGATCCGTCAGAAAGAAAAGCCTCTCAGGAAAAAATTTACGATAAGTTATCGAAAATCTATGCAACCATACCCGAAGCTAAAGTTATTCCGAGTCAGGAACCAACAATTTCCACATCCACTTCCAGAGGGTTACCGGTTCAGTTTGTGGTGCAGAATCTTGATTTTGAAAAGCTACACACAGTATTGCCTAAGTTCCTGGATGAAGCACAAAATAGTTCAATGTTCAGTAATGTAGATGTGGATCTGAAATTCAATAAACCGGAACTGAATATCACTGTAGACCGGTTGAAAGCAAATACTCTGGGAGTGAATGAAAAGGATGTATCAAATACATTGGATCTGGCTTATAGCGGAAGCCGTTATGGATATTTTTTACAAAATAACAAACAATATTATGTTATTGGTCAGGTTGCCCGAGAAGACCGGAATATTCCCGCAAATATAGCCTCCTTGTATGTACGGGCCAGCTCGGGTGAGATGATACAACTGGATAATCTGGTAAAAATAGAAGAGAACAGTAACCCACCAATATTATATCATTTCAATCGTTATAAATCGGCTACTGTTTCTGCCAACCTTGCAAAAGGGAAAACATTAGGAGAAGGCATTGCCGAAATGCAAAGAATAGCAGATAAATTATTAGATCCTTCTTTTACTACTGCTCTCTCGGGCTCATCAAGAGATTTTGCTGAAAGTAGTTCCAATATTTCTTTTGCTTTAATATTGGCTTTATTGCTAATTTATTTAATCCTTGCTGCCCAGTTTGAAAGTTTCCGCGATCCATTCATTATAATGCTTACCGTACCAATGGCTATTGCAGGCGCAATGCTTTCATTATGGATATTTGGGCAGACACTGAATATTTTCTCCGAGATCGGAATGCTTTTATTAATAGGAATTGTGACAAAGAATGGTATTCTTATTGTAGAGTTTGCCAATCAAAAACGTAAGTTGGGTATGACCAAAAGAGTCGCTGCATTCGAGGCTGCTTCTGCCAGATTCCGTCCTATTGTAATGACCTCACTAGCCACTCTTTTCGGAGCCTTGCCTATTGCGCTGGCTTTGGGATCGGGAGCGCAAAGTCGGGTTCCTCTGGGAATTGTAGTTGTGGGAGGCTTGCTGTTTTCTCTAATACTTACATTGTTTGTAATCCCTGTGACCTATATAGCTATATCAAGTAAAAATAAAAATAAGTTATGA
- a CDS encoding efflux RND transporter periplasmic adaptor subunit, which translates to MKRKTNIWIGAILLLLTIFFLKVGFSKSNDKKKDSKEKVQKKVDAFVVKPSLLISEITVNGSLLAYDEVELKNEVAGRVVKINLPEGKFVRKGTLLVKLYDDDLQATLKKLQSQLAIQERIYKRQTELLKVSGISQNDYEQTLLQVNTIKANIAEEKALIRKTQVQAPFDGIIGLRNISVGAIVSPSTLLATIRTSNKLKLDFYVPEKYGSEIATGMKVNFTMYNENKLYGATVIATERGIDNTTRNLKVRALINASSKELIPGAFANVQLKLGDNPHALMVPSQAIIPQEGDKSVIVAKKGKAHFVTIKTGIRKASKVEVTEGLQPGDTIITSGILFLKEKSKLSYSTITE; encoded by the coding sequence ATGAAAAGAAAAACAAATATATGGATTGGCGCAATACTTTTGCTGTTAACCATTTTTTTTCTCAAAGTTGGGTTCTCAAAGTCAAATGATAAAAAAAAGGACTCAAAGGAGAAAGTGCAAAAGAAGGTTGATGCATTTGTTGTGAAACCGTCTTTACTTATTTCTGAAATTACTGTTAATGGCTCATTGCTGGCTTATGATGAGGTGGAATTAAAAAATGAAGTGGCTGGGCGAGTGGTAAAAATCAATCTTCCCGAAGGAAAGTTCGTAAGAAAGGGAACGTTGCTGGTAAAACTTTATGATGATGATTTGCAGGCTACTCTGAAAAAACTGCAATCACAACTAGCCATTCAAGAACGTATTTATAAAAGACAGACAGAACTGCTGAAGGTGAGTGGCATAAGCCAAAATGATTACGAACAAACTCTCTTACAAGTTAACACCATAAAAGCAAATATTGCAGAAGAAAAAGCATTGATCCGTAAAACGCAAGTGCAGGCTCCTTTTGATGGAATAATCGGTTTAAGAAACATTAGTGTAGGTGCAATTGTAAGTCCTTCTACCTTATTAGCTACTATACGGACGAGCAACAAATTGAAGCTCGACTTTTATGTACCTGAAAAATATGGTTCGGAAATTGCTACCGGAATGAAGGTGAATTTTACAATGTATAACGAAAATAAGTTGTATGGCGCAACGGTGATTGCTACTGAGAGAGGAATTGACAATACAACCCGCAATCTAAAAGTGAGAGCCCTGATTAACGCATCTTCTAAAGAACTGATTCCGGGAGCTTTTGCAAATGTGCAATTAAAACTGGGTGATAATCCGCACGCATTAATGGTTCCTTCACAAGCAATTATTCCTCAGGAAGGAGATAAAAGTGTGATAGTGGCTAAAAAAGGAAAAGCGCATTTTGTGACGATAAAAACAGGTATTCGCAAAGCGTCAAAAGTAGAAGTAACTGAAGGCCTTCAACCTGGAGACACGATCATCACTTCAGGCATACTCTTCTTGAAAGAAAAATCAAAATTGTCATACTCCACTATAACTGAATAA